The Paramisgurnus dabryanus chromosome 24, PD_genome_1.1, whole genome shotgun sequence genome contains the following window.
tattaaatgaatTGTAATTTCACACAACTTCTTAaagtatttgtattgttttaaataaaggcttcaatatttgaaattGTCTCTTTGAATTAAATGTTAGCAGTATCTGtaggttaaaatgtaaaaattaattttatctaaaaattatagctaatttaaatataataaaaatgaatgtataaaaaaataaaaagaatagTAGTATGTTATACAGTAGTATACTGCAAACCTGGGTTTTTTACGGTAGCACACTGTATTACATATTTACAGtagcatttaaatactgtaaaatggaaatacagtttagaactgtaaatcttatttacagtagcctactggcaacagtgttgccagtaggttactgtaaaaatccttgAAAATGTCTAACAGTGCAGAATAAATGCAGCTTTCATACCTGAACACTGTTGACAGAGATGAGTAAGGCAGTAATCTTGAGTCTGTTTGCTTAAAGCATGTTGGGCCACACatctgtatgtgtttgtatccTGATAATCCACCTCCAGAGGTAGAGAGATGATGTTGAGATCAGACTCACTGATGTTAAACAATAAACTCTTTCCTCTGTACCAAGAGAGAGTTACACCTCTCCCATTCAACACTGAACACAATAATAAACAGTTTGATCTTTCTGATGATGAAGTGTTTTCTGGAGAGACGTTTGTGATGACAGGAACCGGAAGAGGAGCTGgaatcataaaaataaatagagTTTACAGTGTATAAGAGGTTTAGTATTGTCACAAATACAGAAAGAACCCAAACTGCACTTTATTGAGATAAAGGCAAAGAAGTTAAAACATGATGGGGCAAAATTGATCCACCTCAGCTAACAGGGCTAGAAAACAAAAGACTACACAGACAGCAAGCACAACTGAAGAAATGAAGACCTACAAAttacaagtaagtatggtggcacaaaataaaacttttgtttggaatAAATGGGACTGAGCTAAatcctaacacattcacgatgcacTGAAAAatgataggtatgtattaattcatctaagttgaggtaagaacatagtaaaatataaaaaacggtggtgttttcctttaaatgcatGAGTGTTTCCCcaaacatttttacataattggGTCTTTAGTGTCCCGGGAACGAAATAAACGAAAGACTTTTCAAATACCaaaatatgtgctctttaacATGGCAAAGTACAATGGTAAGCGAGGTAATCCACATCCAGATAAGACTGTATTTCAATGGACGCTGCAGACGTAACATACTTTGCCTCCACATTGTGCATTTAAACCCTTAGACATAGCAGTGAATGCCAATGCCACCAATTAAACACTCAAGAGTCATGAACTCATAAAACAAGAGACAAACCCAAAGATTGAGTTCAGATCCTGACATTCACAACAAAAACCATATACAAGAACTGATAGTGAGAAGTTGAACACACTGTTTTAGATATTCACCACTTCTCCTTTACTCACCATAGACAGTAAGATGAAATATATCGAGTTGAGTGTATGTGCTGGTTTGGATCACTTGATAAAGTCCAGAGTCTGTGGTTCTGGTGTTTGTGATGATCAGAGATCCACTGTGATCCAGCTTCATTCTGCCTTTGAATCTTCCATCAACTCTCTCTTCATATAAACGAATGTTAATGTCACCAACTTCAATTTCAGCTATGGTGACATCCCGAGGTCCAAACTTCCAGGAGATTCCCTCTTTAATCTGTGTTTCAGTGAGACTAACAGATAAAGTGACAGAATCTCCCTCCATCACTGACCTCGACTCACTACCAAACACACCTGGATTTACAAATAGTTTATAATTAGTTAGAAaagaattaataaaaatataccttaatttcttaattttatgcatttaataacTTAATTTCATACCAATAATCATATGCTGCTAAAAAATCGATTtaagtaaaatgtttttattagagatcAGAATGATTGATTTGTGAttgaaatgaacatttaaaataatacaacAGACTGATGAAACGATCAAAATGAAGATATAAAAATACTTGATTACTTACCAGATAGACTCCAGAAaccatttaaaatcacaacAAACATTTTGTTCAACATCTTGCacaacacagaaaaaaaaacaaatgctataataaacaattcttAATAGTTTTTAAACCTCAGATGAGAGTTTAATAATGAAACAATATGGTCGTATACTGTACGAGGAAATTATGATCTGCAAAGTTTAGCACATGCAACGCCTTGCAAACACGAAGCATGTGTGGCAAAGGTACATCCTTTGCAAAACGTTACCCAAAATAGCgcacagaaataaaaaaaagtgtaaatgtGCATTTTTTGGCTGTTTATAGTATGCATTATTATGATACTCTTGGGTTAAATTATTTTAgagtatttttattaatttatacattaaactGTCCACTCACTTTGCTTTAGCTCTGTGTCACTAAAACTGACATCTGTTCACACTTAGGTTATAATTAAACATAGGCTATGAAACTACACGTATACTACAATACAATTTTTGTTCTTGACAGTctcacaaataaacaaaaatattaaaataaaacaagagAAAGACCCAGATAACACATAATAACTATAAGCAaatggttttaaatgttttattatcaTGTTTATGTATAGACTTCAGATAaaagtcaaaataaaagacaagcaaaaaaacaagaATCACATTAACACTAAACTTTAGGTACCCAGATAGATTGCAGGCAGGACTTTACATAGTAGATCTGTAGACTGTCAAAAAATGAGAGGTCGACCGATAGTGGATTTTACAGATACCGATAACTAGGTTGGTCCATACTTGCCGATAACCGATTAATCGACCGATGGTTTTTAAAATGGAAGCTTAGAATATGCAGCTTAGCCAGCTAAATCATGAATAAAAGTAACCAGCTGGATATAAACTAATGCAAATGAATGGTGATAATCATGACATTAAACATTTGGGATGGATTTATCTGTGTGTATTTTTGtttgggaattatgctggtatgctggtttagctggtggtgaccagcaccaaaacacaacatatttagtttttttcagcagggcagtTGTTATGTAAAGTTCCTGTTGCCTATATGCTTTAAAtgcaatatataaatattaaggATTAAGTGCTAGAATTTAATAAGAATGTATTTGTGTTTTAATTCACCAGACTGTATGAACCAAACATTAAGCACAACAGTGGTATGTGCTCCTGACATCTTAAacaacagaagaaagaaaaaacGCTAATAGCAATGGAGAAAGAATGAGGCCATTACTGTATTATTCGTGTATTTTTCTTCTATATTTGTTCTCCACCCTCCCATTcagtagtgatgggagaaacgaagcttttcgaagcttcgaatcaattgaaccagtTGCTTCACaatttgattcagtttttcgaagcgttcgaaacaccacacacgctggcgacacctgctggtcaaaatagtgtaaaagcagcaagatgtgtccaaacattttacacttttttcctaaataatagcaagatttttattaaaatatgttttcaaaaatcatttaacttaattaggtcataataaaaattgtattatgtgtttttagttttatttagagCAAACAAATCATTACAAATAactccccttttaattatgcacatttttgtcattaaatttGTCTATTAACAAAAAGTTGACAAAAATGGTAgggttattagtcagaaggatgaatgttttatgaacttgcataataaaactgacccgagttcacccaACCAtgttagacactggtcatgtgatcaactccccggATTCTCTCGGGgattttcgaaacagttatgacgtaatgaagcatCGTTTgttaaaatcacgtgactttggccagtttgaaacaagctccgaatcaatgattcgaaacaaaagattcgtaaatgtttcgaagcctcatgaagcgtGCTTCGAAAGCGACCATCACTACCGTTCAGTGGGTGGCGGTAGTGCGCCAGAAGTTGGCTTGACAACCGCCATAAAAtatcagaagaagaagaagaaagaaaCCGAAGCTAATACTAATACCAAAACAGTCACGTTGCTTTTTTCGGAATGTAGGAAAAcctaaaatgatttattttcttgaagGCGTTTTTCCTATTCGCTTAGTGTTTGATTTATATCAAGCATATATGTTAGTAGTGTTAGCAGATTTGTGCTAAAAGACGCTGTCGGTCAGTATGGGTGCGGCTAACCAACAAACCGAGTAGATTTAGACTTAAGTTAACAATGCTTATAACTTGATAGTTGTAATTGAAGTGAACAACACTATGAAGGGCATTGTCACATTCATTGTTTCATCACTCGTGTGCGGTAAGTGTTTGATTTTTAACTTAACAATTTTACACTAACGGAAATATTTGGGAGGGGGACATTGATCCCTAACATACAATACAGAAACACATTCCTTGAGGATTGATTACAGTATGTGTATAGTGAAATTGGtctcccttacgaaaattaaccatgtttttttatgttaaaagtttagtaaccatgtttttttttggtgcattgaatactatcagcaaaaccatggttttactacagtaactatGATTTTTGgatttaactgtagtaaaaccgtggttaattttcgtaagggtttcTTGTAGACTGAAGTGATGGCTACTGAACACTTTCCGATCATAAGCAGACTCACTTTGTGTTATGTTTTGATTTTTGTTGTGAGGTGAATGAAAATGAATAACAACACAATATCTAGACAAGCAAAAATAGTCTTTCAGGGCTCCacacttttttcactaggagcacagtggcccccaacaaaatttttttaggggtgcaaccagaaaatttaggggcgcATAccataaatcaacatgctaaccaaatattcacatttctactaagtagtaatacactgtattactaataaatactttgatgatagatgcagaaagtacaatgtgctgttttaaattcactgtcacatcacaaaaaaggtcaaatttactggttgcacatgtgcaaatggaagtaaaattaaatggcacactctcaaattttggtggcagtctggaacCCTGTCTTTAGTGTTTTGTATGTAACAATACATGAAAGTGTAAACTtttattgaccaatcagaaatgGTTTCATTATAATGGATCTCTTATGATGTTTTTCATATGTGTAATTTGCTTAAAATAAGAGAGATAGTTGCTCATTACTAAATGAATACATATCAGATACTTTAATTGTAGTATATGACTACAGGAGTGTTGGTTTTCACACCATAACAAATCAGATCATGTTTATTATACAAGACTCAATATTATTAGTTAGATCTGTTTACTAACATTACCAGCAGTCTGATAGATTTAATCTCTGAATTATTGTCTCTGTTTGTGTTTGCAGGTGTGATTGGTGATGATGAGAAGCAAGTGTCAGTGTATGAGGGAGAATCTGTTACTCTACACACTGATACTGAAATACAGAAATATGACAAGATACTGTGGAGGTTTAGAGACAAAGACAAAGCTATTCTTCTAGTTCAGATGATTGACTATAAGGTCACATATATAGGTTTTTTTGATGTGAGATTTAAAGACAGACTGCAGATATCAGACACTCAGAGTGGAGATCTCACCATCAAGAACATGAGAATCAAACACACTGGACTCTATGACGCAGAGATCAACACTGCCACTGGAACATCACACAAGAGATTTAATGTTATTGTCAAAGGTATGAGAAATATTTCTGGAATAATTAAGATTTTGTGAAGTTTGCTTATAAAATGGAAAAACTTATTTAAATATGCAAAGTCTATTTAGCAAATATAAGATACAGTTGTGTGAAAgtggttttttatttttaaagtctgagaaacttgcaaaaaataaaaatcaggaAGGGGCtacactttttcacaccactgtatgTGTGCTATGAAACAAACAACTCAATTATCTTCAATGCTTTATGTTCACTTTAAAGATCACTCCTCTGCTAAGTGGTTAGCACTCCTCTGGTTGTTATGTGGGTGTGTTAGTTGTCTTTACATTACAGATAGTACAGTTTAACCCTTTGATAGTACATGCCTTTAGCATGTTCACATATGAGCAGGAACCCTAGACATCATAATTTAACAGTCAGTATAGAGATCACTGTAATGTCTAAAGTTATTGTATTTATAATCTCAGTTACCCACTGTCTGTACATTTTTAATGGCAGTTTCCCAgtcagggtttagattaatccaggactagaccttagttatattaggacatttaagtactttttacaaacaaacctacaaaaaacaatacaggtgtgcatcttgagacaaaacaattacactgatatatgttaagagatgTTGGTACAAGGCTTTTATAAATTGAGGCAGATCAGACATggattttagtctgggactagggtAACCTTCcctaggggcggtttcccggacagggattagactagtcctagactaatataaatgtgagagctgtccaaactgaaaacaacttgcatttacatatctttaaatagagcagtgc
Protein-coding sequences here:
- the LOC135721168 gene encoding uncharacterized protein, giving the protein MLNKMFVVILNGFWSLSGVFGSESRSVMEGDSVTLSVSLTETQIKEGISWKFGPRDVTIAEIEVGDINIRLYEERVDGRFKGRMKLDHSGSLIITNTRTTDSGLYQVIQTSTYTQLDIFHLTVYAPLPVPVITNVSPENTSSSERSNCLLLCSVLNGRGVTLSWYRGKSLLFNISESDLNIISLPLEVDYQDTNTYRCVAQHALSKQTQDYCLTHLCQQCSGTYGCACGFTKAVIRLVASVLVGVAAVAVLVYDIRTRGDEEKKRMKSDIQLDTLDSDED